From a region of the Malania oleifera isolate guangnan ecotype guangnan chromosome 12, ASM2987363v1, whole genome shotgun sequence genome:
- the LOC131145010 gene encoding ADP-ribosylation factor-like isoform X2 yields the protein MGLTFTKLFSRLFAKKEMRILMVGLDAAGKTTILYKLKLGEIVTTIPTIGFNVETVEYKNISFTVWDVGGQDKIRPLWRHYFQNTQGLIFVVDSNDRDRVVEARDELHRMLNEDELRDAVLLVFANKQDLPNAMNAAEITDKLGLHSLRQRHWYIQSTCATSGEGLYEGLEWLSNNIANKA from the exons ATGGGGCTGACTTTCACGAAGCTTTTTAGCCGGCTTTTTGCCAAGAAAGAAATGCGTATTCTGATGGTAGGTCTTGATGCCGCTGGTAAGACTACCATATTGTATAAGCTCAAGCTTGGGGAGATTGTGACCACTATTCCTACAATCG GATTTAATGTGGAAACTGTGGAATACAAGAATATCAGCTTCACTGTCTGGGATGTTGGTGGCCAGGACAAG ATTCGTCCATTGTGGAGGCACTATTTCCAAAACACTCAGGGTCTGATATTTGTGGTGGATAGCAATGATAGAGATCGAGTTGTTGAGGCAAGGGATGAGTTGCATAGGATGTTAAATGAG GATGAATTGCGAGATGCAGTTTTGCTTGTGTTTGCTAACAAACAAGATCTTCCTAATGCAATGAATGCTGCAGAAATAACTGATAAGCTTGGTCTTCACTCTCTTCGGCAGCGCCACTG GTACATCCAGAGTACATGTGCAACCTCTGGGGAGGGCCTTTATGAGGGGTTGGAGTGGCTTTCAAACAACATTGCTAACAAG GCATGA
- the LOC131145010 gene encoding ADP-ribosylation factor-like isoform X1, with protein MGLTFTKLFSRLFAKKEMRILMVGLDAAGKTTILYKLKLGEIVTTIPTIGFNVETVEYKNISFTVWDVGGQDKIRPLWRHYFQNTQGLIFVVDSNDRDRVVEARDELHRMLNEDELRDAVLLVFANKQDLPNAMNAAEITDKLGLHSLRQRHWYIQSTCATSGEGLYEGLEWLSNNIANKASS; from the exons ATGGGGCTGACTTTCACGAAGCTTTTTAGCCGGCTTTTTGCCAAGAAAGAAATGCGTATTCTGATGGTAGGTCTTGATGCCGCTGGTAAGACTACCATATTGTATAAGCTCAAGCTTGGGGAGATTGTGACCACTATTCCTACAATCG GATTTAATGTGGAAACTGTGGAATACAAGAATATCAGCTTCACTGTCTGGGATGTTGGTGGCCAGGACAAG ATTCGTCCATTGTGGAGGCACTATTTCCAAAACACTCAGGGTCTGATATTTGTGGTGGATAGCAATGATAGAGATCGAGTTGTTGAGGCAAGGGATGAGTTGCATAGGATGTTAAATGAG GATGAATTGCGAGATGCAGTTTTGCTTGTGTTTGCTAACAAACAAGATCTTCCTAATGCAATGAATGCTGCAGAAATAACTGATAAGCTTGGTCTTCACTCTCTTCGGCAGCGCCACTG GTACATCCAGAGTACATGTGCAACCTCTGGGGAGGGCCTTTATGAGGGGTTGGAGTGGCTTTCAAACAACATTGCTAACAAGGCAAGTTCTtag